One Ctenopharyngodon idella isolate HZGC_01 chromosome 3, HZGC01, whole genome shotgun sequence genomic window, TGACAAACGTCTCAGTTACATAggtaaccctcattccctgaaggagggaacagagatgtacgtcggacagaccgacgaataggacgAATAGGACCGACGAGGCCAATCTGCAGCAGCTGCTCTCCTCGCAGCACAGgtatttaatgagcagcagttgcgttgcatcttcaggttttcgctgaggagctgAACAAGTTAGACGGCAGCATCGgtggggtacagcgactgtgccaacgggacgtacgtctctgttccctccttcagggaacgagggttgcctatgtaaccgagacgttcccattcagtcggtcacttTCGACGTACGTTGGACAGACCGatgaataggaatccctaccaaagcgccacaggcgCTGCCCCCTTCCAATGCTCTGTTGCAAGCCTCCTGACAGGGCTAACATGGAGAGTGTCGATTTGTCGATCTGTTCcccaaaaacccattcagtgagactattggataccTTTTCACTGGGCAAGGAACGCTGcagaagccacatccttcccccaaggagttatgtggagaagtacataaGGACTAACCCAGTAGGGCTGTACCACATATGGAAgtactggggtgactccaacctgATGTAAGacgggttctcccagagggaaagacacagaCTTCGTCTAGGAGCAACTGTGGAATAACACATATGGGATCCCTGTAGGATCACACATATGGAACCCAGCCTAAACTcagttctcaaggatacaacggaaTATAGGCCTGGCGCTAGACGCTCCGCCATGTCTGGCTGCCAAAGGGTGATCGGAGgtctcaacagggtctgccttgtagggactctctgaaGCAATAAGCAaatgtaagcgcagcaagccgacactaagccgaGGCCTCTCtgtgcctctgacctgaggtgagaacacgggaggagaccggctcaaCGCGAAGGCTGTAGAATCTAGCAAACGTGTTTGGTGTCGCCCAGCACGCAGCTCTacaaatatctgtcagcgaggcaccacgagccagcgcccaggaggaTGCAACACCTCTCGTAGGGTGAGCATGCAACttgagcgggcagggcacgccttGTACTTGGTAAGCCAAGGCGATGgtgtccactatccagtgggccatcctctgcttggagacagcctttgccttctgctggcctctgtAACAggcaaagagctggtctgaggtcctgaggctttgagttctgtctatgtacagtcgcaaatcgcaaactggacagagcaaagccagggctgggtctgcctcctccgggggcagcgcttgcaggttcactccctggtccctgaagggagtggtaggaatcttgggcacatagccaggctggggtctcagtaccacgtgGCCGTGGCCGTCGCCCGGCCCAAACTCTAAGCACGATTCATCGACCGAAAATGCCttcaggtcccctaccctcttgatggaggccaatgcaaccagcagtaaagtatttatagacagaatctttaagtctgctgactgcaagggctcaaagggagcattcTGGAGTGCTTgaagcaccagagcaaggtcccaagagggtatggaagGGGGTCGAGGAGGATTTAACTGTCTcacccccctaaggaacctgacgaccaggtcatGCTTACCAACAGACATGCCATCGATGTGTTTGTGGTATGCGGAAATTGCGCCAGCAtgaactttgagggtggagggagacagcctatgctcctgcaagaaggaaagcatgACTCTGATCGAACATCCTCGGGGGTCTTCTCAGTGAGAAGAGCACCATTCCAcaaacaggttccacttcacgGCGTAAGCACGTCTCGTAGACGGTGCACGTGCAAGTGATGGTGTTGAGTACCTCGGGAAGTAAGCCACCTAGAACCTCTGCGTCctgtccagggaccagacatggagtttctaGAGATCTGGACGCGGGATGAATGGCGCAAAGCGACCTTGGATGGGACAGTGGGACACTGGGGAATTAAGGAAGCTGACTTTGTCGATATCCCTCATGTCAGCCAGACACAGCCAGAGATGCCGTTCCTGGACCACATCGCACGACCCACTGACCGCGCGTATCCTTCGTTGCATGAAGCCTGAGGTCCGTCATGGCACAAAGTTCTTGAAGAACTTGCGGATCGTGACCACCCTCGTGCAGGTCCTTCAGTGCCTTGGCCTGATGGACCTGCAACAACGTCATAGCGTGTAGGGTGGAAGCGGCTTCCCCGCAGGCCTGATAAGCCTTGCCGGTAAGATCCGACGAGTGCTTACAAGCCCAGGAAGGGAGAGACGGCTCCCCCCACCAGGTGGAGTTAGGGCACAGTTGCATAGCAATGGTCCGCTTCACAGGGGGGATGGTGCTGTCCACGTACCGGTGAGTTCTTcttgcacctccgggaagaaaaGAACCAGGGTGGGTGGATGAGAATCAGCACGTGCCACCCCGAGATACCAACCACGATGGCTCGGGACACAGTGGAGGATTCCACACGAGCCTGACCTTGTTGGCGGCCCTGGAAAGCATAGCCATCATTTCCAGGTCCAAATCGGGCACAGCTACCACTGCCCGAAGCAACCCTCTGAGGAGGACTGGATCGAGGCAGTGGGACCAGGACTCTGCCCCTTTGCAGGAACTGGATTGCAACTCCGAGATGGTCATCTTCCCACAATGGGTACATGACTCATCCACAAACGCTGTCTCAGCGTGTTGTAAGCCCAGACACATGATACAGTGCTTGTGACCATCCCTCGGTGCCAggtaacgaccgcatccagaaacacacaagtagaatgtcatctttaaaaagacgcaagctctacttgtgtaagctctATCAGGGACTTGCTCTTTAaaagtgctgaagcacacaggggaaCGGCCACAGCAACACAAACAGGAATTATGTGCAGCCTGATGTGTGCTAtcctcaaaaaagaaaaataatcaaaagaaagagaggACTCGACCCCACTGCTATGCTGTCTGCCCCGCACTGGAGAAAAGAGAAGTATGAAGAGCTGGACTCATCTTAGAAGACACTTGCTTACAGAAACACAGAAACTTATGTTCGGCTCGGAAgtgaaaagctgaagatgcaacgcacctgttGCTCTTAAACCCCCGCGCTGCTGAGCTGAGACCTTCAAGACTTCTATGGCATATATCTGCTATTGATGTGCATGTGGTGTATTCACCGCCACAGTCACCACATCAGGATGAACTCATTGAGCACTTGATAGTCTCATCTGATTTGCTCCGCACTACATACCCAGACATTGGACTTATTATACTTTGAGAAGAGTTGTCTGGATGACAATCTCTGCCAAGTAGTTCAAAATAACACTGGAGGCAACACAATTCTTGACATGATCATCATGAatatgaaaacaataaaaacctGAAAATCTTCCCCCATCAGTTCAAGTGACCATACTTGTGTATTTTGGAGCCCTAAAGCACAATTAAGACCACTTAAACGGATGGTACAACCTATGAGAACTATTCTACAACTCATAATCTAGTTAATCTAATGGACTTTGTATATAAGGCTAATGAAGCATTGGGCTCAGTGTGTACATTACTATAAGATATTGCCAAGGCATTCAATGCTATCGACCATACGGTAACAATCCAATGCCTTCTTGATTTTGGAATGAGGCATAGCCTTATTCCTTGGCTTTGGAATTTAATGACCATCTGATGCCAGAGGGTGAGATATCATGGATGTCTTTCTGATTGGGAATATCCCTCATCTGGCATTGCTCAAAGAGCTATACTTGAGCCTATAATCATTCTAGTTTTGATTAACAGTGCTTTTCAGAACGTAACAGGCAACTGGATATATGTGAATAACATGACAATTGCCCAGAGGTGGACTCCTCAACTACCCTTCAACAGACATTGAACAATCCTAATGTTTTAGTAGAGAATCATAAAATGAAACTCAACCCAAAGAAATGCAAGGTCTTGCCTGTCACTAGCACGAGGCAGGAACTGGTGGAGCCTTTATTCACCATTGATCAAAACATCTTGGAAATTTGGGACATGTTTTTGGGGTATTATTCAGATTGATTTGAAATAGGATTGTCAAGTGGACCACATGTTGTCCTTGGCTAACAGAAAGCTTTTTGTCCTCTGTCGGTTAAAGAAATTTGCTGTCTGTGATCTTGATTTGGTTACCATCTATAAAGGTATGTGCGCCATAGTTTTCTATTTTGTCTTACACAATGTTGATGTTATTTATTTCTaggttgtgaaataaaaatggagGAAACAATCTTAATGCCGAAAGTGTGCTTGCATTTGGTCTTGCTGGGAAGAACTGGAGCTGGGAAAAGTTCAACAGGAAACACAATACTGGGACGCCAAGCCTTTATTATAACGGAAACCTACAAATCTGTCACTCGAGATGTTGCTGCTGAAGTCGGTGATATTTGTGGATTCGCAGTCACTGTTTATGACACACCAGGATTTTCTGGTACAGAGAGTAAGGAACAGCTTGAGAAATATCAGGAGGTTCTGCAGAAATGTGGATCAGGCCTGTGTGCTTTTCTCCTGATTCTTCAGTCAGACATATTCACTCAAGAAGATCAGAAAATTGTGGAGAAGATTGAGGAACTGTTGATAGAAAAATACCTTAATAAAACCTGGATTCTTTTCACCAGAGGCGATCAACTggagaaagaaaataagaagATAAACAAAGTCATTAATGAGACTGAAAGCTTGAAGAAACTTACTCAGAAATATGAGGGCAGATGGCACATGTTCAACAACAAGACAAAAGGACAGAGCGACCAGGTGAAATCTCTGATAGCGAAAGTTTTCCAGAACAACTTCAAGAACTGTAAGTCTATATTAATTCAATTTGAAGGGAAAGTTCACATTAGGCATAAAGGATTTtgggtttatttattaaaaataatacaaatatttcattcattctcTTACAGTATCTGGTTTCCCACAGAATATTAGTAATAAAGGATAACATTTTAGGACAGTTTGTTTAATAAACCAAAGAAGTTTgtgtgtttaaaggattagttcacttttaaatgaaaattagcccaagctttactggccctcaagccatcctaagtgtatatgactttcttttttctgacaaagataatctgagaaatattaataaatatcctgactcatCCGAATTAAATGTCCCGCTTCTGCCAGACTGCTTTCCATATTAAAATTACGGAACAACTGTACTGGAGTCGTGTCAGTTACGTAAGTTGAATAgagaaggcgtaggacatacagcgtaagctttctGAAGAAGGTCGGTCAGAAGTGTCAGTCTGGCGGAAGCGGGATATttaacttcataacttgttaaatatgggttgttgttgttttttttttttgttgtttttttttacacaaatacatactcgtttggtaacgcataCTGCCATTGTAAAGCGCAGATgcctcaggatatttattaatatttctcagattgtctttgtcagaaacaagaaagtaaTTTACACCTAGgctggcttgagggtgagaaaagcttgggctaattttcatttgaaagtgaactaatcctttaagtgttaGTGATATTGTCACCTTTATCTGCATACAGTATTTATTCTAtgttaactgtagtgtgttggTATAATTAAGCACATAAGTACATGCTAAGGTGAAATAAGTCAATGTTtgtaatgtgttttcttttttttccatagtTTCCAAAAAACCTTGGCAAAGTATTCCCATCAACATCCACGACATCTCTGCTGACAGTCTTTCATTCATAAGGATTGTTCTTCTGGGTAAAAGAGGTACTGGGAAGAGTGCAGCTGGAAACACAATACTGGGACAGAAAGTGTTTGAATCTTCAGTTTGCTCAAATACAGTAACCCGTGAATGCTCAGAGAGACACGCCACTGTTTCAGGCAGATCTGTGTCTGTAGTTGATACTCCTGGATTCTTTGACACGCAGATGAACCCTGAAGAGTTAATGATGGAGATTGCCAAAAGTGCTTATTTGTCCAGTCCTGGACCTCATGCTTTTTTCATTGTGTTCAATGTTAATATGAGGATCACTGAGCAGGAAGAAAAAATTCCTCATATGATTGAGATATTGTTTGGTCAGGAGGtgttaaaatactccatcattctCTTCACTCATGGAGATCAGCTGAAAGGAGAATCCATGGGTCAAGTCTTTGAGAAAAACGGTGCATTAAGACGTCTAGTTGATCAGTGTGGAGGCAGATTTCATGTCTTCAACAATAAAGATCAGAATAACAGAGAGCAGGTGAATGATCTACAGCAGAAGACTGACACAATGATAGAGCAGAATGGAGGAGGACACTACAGTAATCAGATGTTTGAAGATGCTTGGAGATTCAGACAAGAGGAAAGAGAGgggagacagagagaggaaaaggagagacagaaagaggatGAGAGGAGACGGAGAGAGGATGAGAGGAGACAGGAAGAGATGAAACGGAGAGAAGAAATCAAGAGGACACAGAAAGAGGAAAGAGAGAGGACACTGAGAGAGGAAGAGCAGAGACAGAGGGAGTATGAGAGGAGacagagagaagagaagagaaaagcACAAGGGATATTTAGTAAAGTTCTTATCTTTGGTGCTGCTTGTGCTGGAGCTGTTGTTGCTGCACCTGTTGGTGCTGTTCTTGCTGGAGCTGCTGGTGTTACGGCTGCTGTTGGAGCTGTTGCTGGAGCTGTTGGTGTTACGGCTGCTGTTAGAGCTGTTGCTGGAGCTGCTGGCACACAGAGGagacaggaagaggaagaggagcaaAGACAACAGGAGAAAAATGAAGAAGAGCAGAACTTGAGAACGTAAAAATGAGACCATAATGTCTGTCAGATGGATTGAAGTCTGCCagaatgaaaatggaaaaccGGAGGCAAGAAGGAACACCCAAGGCAAACGAACTGGTAGTCCCACAAGTCTTTATAGAAGGTTCGCACAATAACAACACTCTTCACATACGTGTAAAAGAGCGAGTATAAAACAGGAAAAGAAAGCACTCTGATAAACACTACCaatcaaagtgaaaaagaaACATTAGTACACTAACAGCAGTCAGCAGTAGAGCATCCGTCTCTCTTCACTCAAGCATTCTCTCTATCTGTGCGTGCACGTGCAAACAATAACGTACGCCATAGAAGAAGTCATTTTAAGCCTTGTTTCCAccactttccccaggaactagggactttggagtgatactctgtgtgtttcgaccgcagaAACCAGTGTCTAAATGAATTTCCACATAAAAAATTCACCCttagaaagtccctgctcatgaggtagtacttttcccacgttcaggaactttcgggggtgggacttgggtgctgaacatgctgattggttgagttcacgcagcatttcatttcaacaaccatttttaaaagtttgttgtggtgcgtgcagtaagagtcatttgctattcgaatcaacaatgaagttttaaaaaacatgactgacagactgaagatgaggttcaggctttattaaggtTATATGCGGAGGGCGAAATCCAGCCGGAACTGAAAAGTTTTGTGCAGTCCTACACCCCCGGACTTAATCTTCATGTACTTTAGACCgcgatggaaacgcagacagcaacaaGTCTACTGTTCATGTCATGAACAGTGTTTAACATTAGGTGGTCGTTACAAGGCATAGttataaaaaagttaaaaaatgaaatagagAAGAataaaagagagggagagagaaagagagaaaacagaTGGAAGAAGGAAGGACCATGCAGAGTAACAAAGCTTTTACCAACATTGACAACAGCTGATAACGTCAGCCTGAGAGAAACACATCTTCGTTTAACATGGTGTTTGCTGGgattatcatcattattgtaGTGATTTCACTTTTGCTCATCTCAGGACACTAATTAATGTAGTGATTGTTACTTGGGTCACCGCTGATGTCAattaaggtgtggttatgagtacaTCTGATGACCACTTCCCCCCTTCTCCTAGTTAAGGGCAcaatatacaacaatgccaaggtctTTGGAAAAAGGTTTGGTTCAGTGATATTTATGTTCCACGTGGTTGAGTCCGATGACAGTGACAtcttccactggttgtgctgggtgACAATACAGTGGGAAAAGGAGCTGGAATCTGTTTCAACAGCCTTGAACACGAAGCTCTGTGATCTGTACTTTGTTGGGTTGTACTGCATTGCTGTTTTCTTTCACTTTTGTATTGTTTGGCTACACACACTGTTtgcagttaaataaaacagactgCCCTGTTCCAGCTGCTACTACTATGATGATATGAAATTAAATAGTATAGATGAAATTATTGTGATgtcaattaacataaaatataaaataattattaaatttcaTCAAGTAAATGTTGACTAATTCTGAGTAAGTAACACCATTTTacttaaacaagaaaaaataaaggGAAAACTTTATGGACTTGTCGACTTTGTTTGCAGTGGAAATGGCCCTGAGAAGCACACAAGGCAATCGAGATCAAAAATCTTCTGTCAGAAATGAGCTTGAGCACAGTGTCACAACTGtactttactttcactttcacttttgaatCATGTGACGCTGTTTCTCACCGGAAGGGGCCGCTGTTACTGATTCAAAATGATTACAATGATTATTGccatataaatgaataaacagttttacatgacaattaaaaaatgtatttcattttttttttttttttttttcaaatttattttttttaatagacacctaaaccttaatttatttgtttagttttcttacacttgaaatatatcGAAATCACTGAGGGGTCATTTGTTGAATCCTTGAAATGGTCTGATCTCTGTTTATGTGTCTTTATTCATTAATGAGTGaaaatatcacatttattttattaatgactgCTATATGTGCTTTAATGCACTTGCTGCTcgttgacaagtttgggtgagtaaaggcaaaacacacaagatatagtacctttaatgcccttagatggcaatattctttatagcagaaataaactgctgcagaaaaagttaggtgccatgcaaaatgtaatgtgtaattgcattactcattacaaatgtagtggagtaaaaagtacatttacttgttcaaaaatcTAGTCaatagagagtaaaagttgccaatataaacaacattttaaatgtttattttaaaacaacattcagGGGCAATAAACCTGTctgcatattttttatttttttttttttggtacctAAAAGTTAACAGCAAGTCTTGTACACCTGATTTTGGGGGAGAAAAGAGTGTTATCAGATATCTTGAAGAGACACCACCCATAAAGGAGAACAGAATTCTCATAAGTTTTCAATCTATGATTGAATCTTGTACACACAAAATCAGTGTTTTACTGATACAAAACTGTATTAACAGTTCTCTATCAAGCCAAGAGGCAGACAGAGGAAGCAGAAAGCAGGAGACGAAGTGAAGGTAAAATAATCAAAGTTTATTGAGTAATCCTAGTTGTGTCTGTTTCAATGCTCAGTCAAATTTCATCTGACCATCACAAATCCTTCTGTTATTATATCACAAGCAATGGATAATTGCTGCTTCACAAAATCCTCCCGTGAtgttaaaaacctttaaatggAGACATCTCTTGCTTGCTTGTGAAGACAACAGCACCTAACATTAACTAAACAAGATTAAACAGGAATggaaaaataatagaaaatgaCAGAACGATATATGTATCAGTAAAATTAGTATATAAATGGTTATTAAAAATGGTTATTTGATTAAATGGAATAATAAAAAgattataaatgaataataaaaaaaaaaaaaaaacacaaatatatggTTGCTCTTTTGAAACTACACAGAATTATTAGATCCTTTAGTCCCCCCTCTTAATCATATATGCAAACACAAACTGATTGAATGCAAGCAAACTTTCATAATCATTATCAAAACATACTTTGAAAAGCTCAGGTGATCTGACTATGCTCTTCCCTTCTACATGTCCttttaaagaaaagaacagGTCTCTTCTGTCATACCGCATACCGGCGTCTGTTAGGGGGAATGTGTCATAGACTGTTGTTTTACTGCAGTTAAGTCATCTGACAAAACAAATCAACAATGAGATGTAATGTACAGGAGCAATATGATAAACAATCTTGAAACTACAGCTGCTAAAATGCTTCAAATGATTCCAAGTATCTCACTTAGACTTTCTATTTCAGATGAGGGGGAAAATTTCATTGAGTTTAACAACTTGTTCCTGAAGAACTTTAGCTAGATTGTTGACTAAATTACACATTTGCCCATGTTGTTTGTCAAGTTATAGAGATCAAATCAGACATGGGTAATGAATGTGCAAACAATTGCCAATTTGTGAACTTTTAGAGCTTTGGCATATGTGTAAAGTCAAAGACAGAGTGGCATCACTATGATTTTCTAGCCAATGATAATCATTGAATCCACATCATGTTATTTCTGATCACATCTTTCAGCATAATTAAAAACCATTCATCGATTGGCCTGATTTAAAATGTGCAGAACAAGTATGCAATTTAAAACCACCCCTGCATGAATattaaaaaccaaaacaaaaattgaaaacagttgatgtCAGTCTaacttttttgtcttgtttcttaTATATCTTCTGTAGCTCATCATTTTTGTTCTTAAATGTCCTGGAAGTCGAAGATTGTTCCGTCTCTTTGTCTGAAGTTCCTGTTTGCAGGTGTTTGTCGACACTGAGTGTCCTCAGTATGATAAGGCTTGAACTTTTAACTTTGTTGAAATTATTTTGACTCCATTATAACCAGAGATATACAAAGACCATATAGACCATTTGTCTGACAACTAAACTATAGTCTGGTGTAAGCTAATGATCGTAGCCCCTCACCGCCATATCTTCATCATGAGGTTGGCCTCTAAGTCACTAAAACACAAGGTTCTTCCTTATGAGCTAATTTACAATGACTAATACACTATACTGctaaaagtattgggacacccctccaaatcattgaattcaggtgttccaatcacttcccttcctgttccaacatgactgcgcaccagtgcacaaagcaaggtccataaagacatggatgagcgagtttggtgtggaggaacttgactggcctgtacagagtcctgacctcaacccgacagacacctttgggatgaattagagcggagactgtgagccaggccttctcgccaacatcactgcctgacctcacaaatgtgcttctggaagaatggtcaaaaattcccataaacacactcctaaaccttgtggaaagccttcccagaagagttgaggctgttatagctgcaaagggtgggccaactccatattaaaccctacagattaagaatgggatgtcattaaagttcatgtgcacgtaaaggcaggcgtcccaaaaacttttggcaatatagtgtatgtatcCATCTAGTCTTCTCTAGCAATTTTACATCTAATGAACACGCCACCCCGCTTTGCTTGTTCCCTTGTttctcttttaattctttcctGTAGATTTCAGGTATATTGCGAAAAATCATAACTGCACTAGAAGCTTCTCCTCTCACCAAgacaaattccttgtgtgtgtgtgtgtgtgtgtgtgtgttaatgccATACTTGGCATTAAAAGCTCATTCTGATTATGATACCTGTGTACAAtaaatttgtttcttttgttcaatataattttataactcTTTCTAAAATGCAAGGGTTAAGGTTTTAAGTTTATAGTTGACAAAATGTCACTACCAAAAGCactactttaaactttatattatGCCTTAAATGTCTGTCTTGTCTGAAATTTTCTTAGGAACAAATTTAGAAGCATTACATTGAAGGAgctaataaaataattcaactcaaatcaatattaatGTG contains:
- the LOC127509890 gene encoding GTPase IMAP family member 8-like isoform X2, which produces MAGTAGRSSPEWVRPNMSEKPLQGISVSSPSFRRIVLLGKIGAGKSASGNTILGQKKFRSEMSMSSVTRECSEAHATVSGRSVSVVDTPGFFDTQMNPEELAEEVERCVYLSSPGPHAFLIVFPVIMRFTEMEKQIPQMTEMIFGEGVLKYSIILFSYGDWIDEPIEELIKENSRLRDLVDQCGGRFHIFNNKDQNNRDQVNDLLQKIDTMIEKNGGHYSNQMFEDALRFRQEEEEIRRSVEEKRKKQEKGCEIKMEETILMPKVCLHLVLLGRTGAGKSSTGNTILGRQAFIITETYKSVTRDVAAEVGDICGFAVTVYDTPGFSGTESKEQLEKYQEVLQKCGSGLCAFLLILQSDIFTQEDQKIVEKIEELLIEKYLNKTWILFTRGDQLEKENKKINKVINETESLKKLTQKYEGRWHMFNNKTKGQSDQVKSLIAKVFQNNFKNFSKKPWQSIPINIHDISADSLSFIRIVLLGKRGTGKSAAGNTILGQKVFESSVCSNTVTRECSERHATVSGRSVSVVDTPGFFDTQMNPEELMMEIAKSAYLSSPGPHAFFIVFNVNMRITEQEEKIPHMIEILFGQEVLKYSIILFTHGDQLKGESMGQVFEKNGALRRLVDQCGGRFHVFNNKDQNNREQVNDLLQKIDTMIEQNGGGYYSNEMFEDAHRFKQEGEERRQRGREEKTTSGERNTRGD
- the LOC127509890 gene encoding GTPase IMAP family member 8-like isoform X1, producing MAGTAGRSSPEWVRPNMSEKPLQGISVSSPSFRRIVLLGKIGAGKSASGNTILGQKKFRSEMSMSSVTRECSEAHATVSGRSVSVVDTPGFFDTQMNPEELAEEVERCVYLSSPGPHAFLIVFPVIMRFTEMEKQIPQMTEMIFGEGVLKYSIILFSYGDWIDEPIEELIKENSRLRDLVDQCGGRFHIFNNKDQNNRDQVNDLLQKIDTMIEKNGGHYSNQMFEDALRFRQEEEEIRRSVEEKRKKQEKGCEIKMEETILMPKVCLHLVLLGRTGAGKSSTGNTILGRQAFIITETYKSVTRDVAAEVGDICGFAVTVYDTPGFSGTESKEQLEKYQEVLQKCGSGLCAFLLILQSDIFTQEDQKIVEKIEELLIEKYLNKTWILFTRGDQLEKENKKINKVINETESLKKLTQKYEGRWHMFNNKTKGQSDQVKSLIAKVFQNNFKNFSKKPWQSIPINIHDISADSLSFIRIVLLGKRGTGKSAAGNTILGQKVFESSVCSNTVTRECSERHATVSGRSVSVVDTPGFFDTQMNPEELMMEIAKSAYLSSPGPHAFFIVFNVNMRITEQEEKIPHMIEILFGQEVLKYSIILFTHGDQLKGESMGQVFEKNGALRRLVDQCGGRFHVFNNKDQNNREQVNDLQQKTDTMIEQNGGGHYSNQMFEDAWRFRQEEREGRQREEKERQKEDERRRREDERRQEEMKRREEIKRTQKEERERTLREEEQRQREYERRQREEKRKAQGIFSKVLIFGAACAGAVVAAPVGAVLAGAAGVTAAVGAVAGAVGVTAAVRAVAGAAGTQRRQEEEEEQRQQEKNEEEQNLRT
- the LOC127509890 gene encoding GTPase IMAP family member 9-like isoform X3 codes for the protein MAHVQQQDKRTERPVSKKPWQSIPINIHDISADSLSFIRIVLLGKRGTGKSAAGNTILGQKVFESSVCSNTVTRECSERHATVSGRSVSVVDTPGFFDTQMNPEELMMEIAKSAYLSSPGPHAFFIVFNVNMRITEQEEKIPHMIEILFGQEVLKYSIILFTHGDQLKGESMGQVFEKNGALRRLVDQCGGRFHVFNNKDQNNREQVNDLQQKTDTMIEQNGGGHYSNQMFEDAWRFRQEEREGRQREEKERQKEDERRRREDERRQEEMKRREEIKRTQKEERERTLREEEQRQREYERRQREEKRKAQGIFSKVLIFGAACAGAVVAAPVGAVLAGAAGVTAAVGAVAGAVGVTAAVRAVAGAAGTQRRQEEEEEQRQQEKNEEEQNLRT